One part of the Pecten maximus chromosome 1, xPecMax1.1, whole genome shotgun sequence genome encodes these proteins:
- the LOC117338192 gene encoding diphthine methyltransferase-like, which translates to MATFITNQTLDTEFSADSTEWCPHGNHLDILLCGTYQLDTSNSESKTSDDDGTALQRRQTRHGRLYVHRLTDGQQLTTETTLDMPGILDIKWCPTPCPEGSLMALVNSVGQLRLYSMTDSETGAPDQKVQMTEVMTFDLGDDCLGLSLDWSNRANKGSPTHICSSTSTGDIHTHAVDGGDLRSLTTWKGHDFEAWITAYNYWDTNLIYTGGDDSKLKGWDLRIDPKQPVFVNKRHTMGVTSIQSCPNREHLLCTGSYDEDLMVWDTRKMRSPLVTTPLGGGIWRVKWEPMYGQHILTATMYNGFHIVDASNLTEEPLPILCHYDKHTSLAYGADWCYMDPSSGSHQASGEDQLDKRTFLSPQGLQKMNKENRQLKIL; encoded by the exons ATGGCAACATTTATAACCAATCAAACGCTAGATACAGAGTTCAGTGCAGATTCCACTGAATGGTGTCCCCATGGCAATCACCTTGACATCCTTTTGTGCGGGACTTACCAACTTGACACATCTAATTCAGAATCAAAG ACATCTGATGATGATGGCACTGCTTTACAACGAAGGCAGACAAGACATGGCCGATTATACGTCCACAGGCTGACCGATGGTCAACAGCTAACCACAGAGACAACACTGGACATGCCAGGGATTCTGGATATTAAATGGTGCCCGACACCATGTCCAGAGGGATCCCTCATGGCACTGGTCAACTCTGTGGGTCAGTTACGACTCTATAGCATGACTGACAGTGAGACTGGTGCTCCCGACCAAAAAGTTCAAATGACAGAGgtcatgacctttgaccttggaGATGACTGTCTTGGCTTATCACTTGATTGGTCAAATCGTGCAAACAAAGG ATCTCCAACACATATATGTAGTTCCACTTCCACGGGTGATATCCACACACATGCTGTAGATGGTGGTGACCTTCGATCTCTGACTACCTGGAAAGGTCACGATTTTGAGGCTTGGATTACTGCTTACAACTACTGGGACACAAATCTcatttatacag GTGGTGATGACAGCAAGTTGAAGGGCTGGGACCTGAGGATAGATCCAAAACAACCAGTTTTTGTTAACAAGAG ACATACAATGGGTGTTACCAGTATTCAGAGCTGTCCTAACAGAGAACATCTACTCTGCACTGGCAG CTATGATGAAGATTTGATGGTATGGGACACTCGTAAGATGAGGTCCCCACTTGTGACGACACCTCTTGGCGGGGGGATATGGAGAGTAAAATGGGAGCCCATGTACGGACAGCACATCCTCACTGCCACCATGTACAACGGCTTCCATATTGTAGATGCCAGCAACCTCACAG AGGAACCACTTCCAATACTGTGTCACTATGATAAACATACATCTCTGGCATATGGAGCTGATTGGTGCTATATGGATCCCTCTTCTGGCTCCCATCAGGCCTCAGGGGAGGACCAGCTGGATAAAAGGACTTTTCTGTCCCCTCAGGGACTACAGAAAATGAACAAGGAGAACAGACAACTAAAGATCCTGTAA
- the LOC117319183 gene encoding cyclin-dependent kinase 2-associated protein 2-like yields the protein MVLLLISKLQGFYFKCTKHKKDVVASNPNSPVTPIISNPGTPRSDGEQQVRATPPPGPAQQIRLSQQQMIAQQHQLHLQQLSLANQSKYTQLLSVIEEMGRDIRPTYAGSKTSSERLKRGIVHARILVRECLMECERSART from the exons ATGGTTTTACTTCTTATAAGTAAACTTCAAGGATTCTACTTCAAGTGCActaaacat AAAAAAGATGTTGTGGCTTCAAATCCAAACTCCCCTGTCACTCCAATCATCAGCAATCCAGGTACACCCCGATCTGACGGGGAACAACAAGTTAGAGCCACACCTCCTCCGGGCCCCGCCCAACAGATCCGGTTGTCACAGCAACAGATGATAGCACAGCAACACCAGCTCCATCTACAGCAGCTTTCGCTGGCCAATCAGTCAAAGTACACCCAACTGCTGTCTGTAATTGAAGAAATGGGTCGAGACATCCGGCCGACATACGCTGGCAGTAAAACGTCATCAGAGCGACTCAAGCGTGGCATTGTACATGCCAGAATACTTGTACGCGAGTGTCTAATGGAATGCGAGAGAAGTGCCAGAACTTAA
- the LOC117338210 gene encoding Golgi to ER traffic protein 4 homolog, with protein MATKSGGIDRVLAKCRACVERGDFYEAHQMYRTLYFRYKGQKKYTEALNLLYNGSLTLLQHNQHSSGADLAMLMIELLNTSMTPVTEDTIDKVVKLFRAMNPECPERHHYMVSSIRWSTKTDNQQHKLGHPDLHQKIGRLFWEEKNYVQARYHFLHSTDGKGCATMLIEYHLMKGYTSEVDMFIAQAVLQYLCLKNKETANDAFQMYTQNHPQVKQGSPYVHPLLNFIWFLLLALEGGRLTVFTILCEKYETSIKRDPTYKEYLDKIGQVFFGVPPPRAPSQGLIGNLIQSLFSGGDDDEDMMQVSSSSWGSMGSSMTTSTREINQVELD; from the exons ATGGCGACCAAAAGCGGAGGTATCGACCGTGTTCTTGCAAAATGCAGAGCATGTGTCGAAAGAGGAGACTTTTACGAAGCTCATCAGATGTACAGAACACTATATTTTAG ATATAAGGGGCAGAAAAAATATACAGAGGCATTGAACTTACTGTACAATGGATCTTTGACTCTTCTGCAACACAACCAg CATTCCAGCGGAGCAGATTTAGCCATGCTGATGATCGAGTTACTGAACACATCCATGACTCCTGTTACGGAGGATACTATAG ACAAGGTGGTGAAGCTATTCCGTGCCATGAACCCAGAATGTCCAGAACGTCACCATTACATGGTATCCTCCATCAGATGGTCGACAAAAACAGACAACCAGCAGCACAAACTTGGACACCCCGACCTCCACCAGAAGATAGGCAGACTGTTCTGGGAAG AGAAAAACTATGTGCAGGCCAGATATCACTTCCTTCATTCTACGGATGGCAAGGGTTGTGCAACAATGTTGATTGAATACCACTTGATGAAAGGGTATACGTCGGAGGTGGACATGTTTATAGCACAAGCTGTGTTACA ATATTTGTGTCTCAAGAATAAAGAAACAGCGAATGATGCATTTCAGATGTACACACAAAACCATCCTCAGGTGAAGCAGGGATCACCGTATGTCCATCCACTTCTGAACTTCATATGGTTCTTGTTGTTAGCACTGGAAGG GGGACGCCTTACAGTATTTACCATCTTATGTGAAAAATATGAAACATCTATAAAGAGAGATCCTACATATAAAGAG TACTTAGATAAAATCGGACAAGTGTTTTTCGGAGTTCCTCCTCCAAGGGCACCTTCTCAGGGACTAATTG GTAACTTGATCCAGAGTCTGTTCTCGGGCGGTGATGATGACGAAGACATGATGCAGGTGTCTTCCTCTAGTTGGGGAAGTATGGGCAGCAGTATGACCACTTCTACACGTGAAATCAACCAAGTGGAACTTGACTAA